From Salinirubellus salinus, the proteins below share one genomic window:
- a CDS encoding SDR family oxidoreductase → MSNLAGHVAIVTGASSGIGEATAEALADEGASVVLAARRAGELETLAERIESDGGDALVVPTDVTDEDDIDSLVGTVTDEYGRLDILVNNAGVMLVEPLERASRENLRQMVEVNLLGLMNLTHAVLPVMQDQDGGHIVNVSSVAGRRASANVSGYNATKFGVNAFTEAVRQEVTTQNIRTTVIEPGAVDTELPTHITDEQVLERLAELDMPMLAPEDIARAIVYATLQPEHVNVTELMVVPTGQT, encoded by the coding sequence ATGTCAAATCTAGCTGGCCACGTCGCAATCGTAACCGGCGCATCCTCCGGAATCGGCGAAGCAACTGCGGAAGCACTGGCCGACGAGGGTGCGAGTGTCGTTCTCGCCGCTCGTCGTGCCGGGGAACTCGAAACACTCGCAGAACGAATCGAGTCCGACGGTGGCGACGCGCTGGTCGTTCCCACCGACGTAACTGATGAAGACGACATCGACTCGTTGGTCGGGACGGTCACGGACGAGTACGGACGACTCGATATTCTCGTCAACAACGCCGGTGTGATGCTCGTCGAACCGCTGGAGCGTGCCTCGCGGGAGAACCTTCGACAGATGGTCGAGGTCAACCTCCTCGGATTGATGAACCTCACCCACGCCGTACTCCCAGTCATGCAAGACCAAGACGGCGGGCACATCGTCAACGTCTCGTCCGTCGCAGGACGCCGCGCCAGTGCGAATGTCAGCGGGTACAACGCGACGAAGTTTGGCGTCAACGCGTTCACCGAAGCAGTTCGACAGGAGGTCACGACGCAGAACATTCGGACGACGGTCATCGAACCAGGAGCGGTCGACACGGAGCTCCCGACACATATCACCGACGAACAGGTACTGGAACGCCTCGCCGAGCTGGACATGCCTATGCTCGCACCCGAGGACATCGCTCGCGCGATAGTGTATGCGACATTGCAACCCGAACACGTGAACGTGACAGAGTTGATGGTCGTGCCGACCGGACAGACATAG
- a CDS encoding helix-turn-helix domain-containing protein, with protein sequence MAIVAEILLADPTLPLVDLARELPSHELSITNTVLLGDGRHLVNVSVDDESKDAFERRVDVQPEVTSVTSIGETADGWLYQVTIDSTSELLNSHDPREFEGVLLKAAVTGEGVRELKVFSNYEAFSSLRDRCEVYDIPFELLNIASDPENPGKRDRFGLTDKQHRALSVAYDGGYYDSPRSMSTQELADELGIAAASASDLLRRAEQQLISQTLGPNQYLNTLTA encoded by the coding sequence ATGGCAATCGTCGCAGAGATTCTCCTCGCAGACCCCACATTACCCTTGGTTGACCTCGCGCGAGAGCTCCCGAGTCATGAGCTCTCGATTACGAACACCGTTCTACTCGGAGACGGTCGTCACCTCGTCAACGTCAGCGTCGACGACGAATCGAAGGACGCCTTCGAGCGACGAGTAGATGTCCAACCAGAGGTCACCAGCGTCACATCGATCGGCGAGACGGCGGACGGGTGGCTCTATCAGGTGACCATCGACAGTACATCGGAACTACTCAACTCCCACGACCCGCGAGAGTTCGAAGGAGTCCTGCTAAAAGCCGCAGTCACCGGCGAGGGGGTGCGAGAGCTGAAGGTGTTTTCGAACTATGAGGCGTTCAGTTCACTCCGAGACCGATGTGAGGTGTACGACATCCCGTTCGAGCTGCTCAACATCGCTTCGGATCCTGAAAATCCCGGCAAACGTGATCGGTTTGGGCTCACGGATAAACAGCACCGGGCGCTCTCTGTTGCGTACGATGGCGGCTACTACGACTCTCCGCGCAGTATGTCAACGCAGGAACTCGCTGACGAACTCGGTATCGCCGCCGCGTCCGCGTCTGATCTCCTTCGGCGAGCGGAGCAGCAGCTCATCAGCCAGACGCTCGGTCCGAACCAGTATTTAAACACACTTACAGCTTAG
- a CDS encoding amidohydrolase family protein, translating to MSAQQYDLVLSGGRVIDPETMLDAVRNVGVNDGRIEAITTDDLSGDEVIDATGLVVAPGFIDTHFHAVDPFATKLALRDGTTTGMDLELGALHVGDWYDEKAADGWQVNYGTTASLNFARLAVHDPEVDIDEPIDFSNGPRYLNESAADGVQGWSVTRSDVEHMNQIMELLDEDLRQGALGVGVGAAYMARGMTSYEQFEAQRTAARYGRLTSVHTRYHLSSQTPTEAPIGLDEVLTNAMLLDAPLILCHDNDYGWWENEEKLRLAREKGYNVWGEHYPYDAGSTVVSADFLRPELWEETYGNVYEETIYDPGADSFLDKEAYENLVEEDPGHTIVVFFPTRKRWIPYWLQIPHMTVATDAMAGVGDDGELLPWDADYESYAGHPRTAGAKAKTLRLGREHDVPLMFSLAQLSYWPAKHLGDAGVNDMRERGRVQVGKIADLTLFDPEAVTDNSTYKHGENGLPSTGIPYVVVNGTVVVDESEVLPVKPGQPIRYQIEDEGRFVPVDTREWIEEHTIGAGPIVQADDTGASTVIPEDEDVETPTSTHED from the coding sequence ATGAGTGCGCAACAGTACGACCTCGTCCTCTCCGGCGGACGGGTTATCGATCCGGAAACGATGCTCGATGCAGTCCGGAACGTCGGCGTGAACGATGGCCGTATCGAGGCGATTACCACTGACGACCTCTCCGGTGACGAGGTCATCGACGCCACCGGGCTCGTCGTCGCCCCTGGCTTCATCGACACGCACTTCCACGCGGTCGATCCGTTCGCCACGAAACTGGCGCTCCGCGACGGGACGACGACCGGCATGGACCTCGAACTCGGCGCGCTCCACGTCGGTGACTGGTACGACGAGAAGGCCGCGGACGGCTGGCAGGTGAACTACGGCACGACCGCCAGCCTCAATTTCGCCCGGTTAGCCGTCCACGATCCCGAGGTCGACATCGACGAACCGATCGACTTCTCGAACGGGCCGCGCTATCTCAACGAATCCGCAGCAGACGGCGTCCAAGGCTGGTCTGTCACCCGGAGCGACGTCGAACACATGAACCAGATCATGGAGCTCCTGGACGAGGACCTCCGCCAGGGTGCCCTCGGGGTCGGCGTCGGCGCGGCGTACATGGCCCGTGGAATGACGAGTTACGAGCAGTTCGAGGCTCAGCGGACGGCCGCACGTTACGGCAGGCTCACGTCGGTCCACACTCGATACCACCTGAGTAGCCAGACGCCGACAGAGGCGCCGATCGGCCTCGACGAGGTGCTCACCAACGCGATGCTACTCGACGCTCCGTTGATCCTGTGTCACGACAACGACTACGGGTGGTGGGAGAACGAGGAGAAGCTTCGGCTCGCTCGTGAGAAGGGATACAATGTGTGGGGAGAGCACTATCCGTACGACGCCGGATCGACCGTGGTCAGCGCCGACTTTCTCCGCCCCGAACTGTGGGAAGAGACGTACGGGAACGTCTACGAGGAGACGATCTACGATCCGGGGGCAGACTCGTTCCTGGACAAAGAAGCGTACGAGAACCTGGTCGAGGAGGACCCTGGCCACACCATCGTCGTGTTCTTTCCCACGCGAAAGCGGTGGATACCGTACTGGTTACAGATACCGCACATGACCGTGGCCACCGACGCAATGGCCGGCGTCGGAGACGACGGTGAGCTGCTGCCGTGGGACGCCGACTACGAGTCGTACGCGGGTCATCCGCGCACGGCAGGGGCGAAGGCGAAGACGCTACGGCTCGGTCGAGAGCACGACGTCCCGCTGATGTTCTCGCTCGCTCAGTTGAGCTACTGGCCTGCGAAGCACCTCGGGGACGCCGGCGTCAACGACATGAGAGAGCGAGGCCGCGTCCAAGTGGGGAAAATCGCCGATCTGACGCTGTTCGACCCCGAGGCAGTGACCGACAATTCGACTTACAAACACGGGGAGAACGGTCTACCGTCGACTGGTATCCCATACGTGGTCGTAAACGGAACCGTCGTCGTAGACGAATCCGAGGTACTCCCGGTCAAACCAGGTCAGCCGATCCGATATCAGATCGAAGACGAGGGGCGGTTCGTGCCGGTCGATACCCGCGAGTGGATCGAGGAACACACCATCGGTGCTGGCCCGATAGTGCAGGCGGACGACACCGGGGCGAGCACGGTGATTCCGGAAGACGAGGACGTCGAAACTCCCACGTCGACTCACGAAGACTGA
- a CDS encoding arylsulfatase, giving the protein MSGQEFHGRIGRTYDESEPWWPEQTRAPDDAPNVLMVVLDDVGFGQLGCYGGLVDTPNIDRLAENGLRYNNFHTTALCSPTRSCLLTGRNHHSNSMAGIAEASTGFPGYNGHIPHENGMVSEALVEEGYSTYHLGKWHLTPAESTSAAGPYDQWPLQRGFERFYGFLGGDTDQYTPSLIHDNHQVEPPATPEEGYHFTEDIAQRAIEFIGDAKQVDPDKPFFTYFCPGAAHAPHQVPQEWIEKYAGEFDMGWDEAREMILEQQKKEGVVPEDTELSPQNEDVRRWDSLSEDEQKLYARMMEVFAGFLEHTDAQIGKVLDYLEELGELENTLVMLVSDNGASAEGGPTGSVDENRFFNNVPEDLEENLEAMDDLGGPEYFNHYPWGWTWAGNTPFRRWKRETYRGGASDPLIVSWPEGIDAEGEVRDQFVHAIDVAPTIYEAVGIDPPEEVKGYSQSPIEGQSFAYTFDEPDAPEQHTTQYFEMIATRAIYHDGWRAVHPWPFGQRITAEDLSATSLEDSGWELYNLEEDFAEANDVASEHPEKVLELAQLWWTEAGKHDVLPLDGRGVERLGEPRPQPGKARDTYVYHPGGQHVPENAAVRVLNRDHSITADLTVPVGGAEGVLLAHGSRSGGYSLFVEDNRLHYVHNYVGVEEYQVSADEPLPEGDVSVRMEFEATGEPDVANGEGVPATVSLYYGDQQVGQGDLPKTVPNMIGIVAGLSCGKDSVSAVTDIYRDRSPFEFTGDIARVTVDVSGEPFVHEEAELDRIMARE; this is encoded by the coding sequence ATGTCTGGACAAGAGTTTCACGGCCGTATCGGCCGAACGTACGACGAATCAGAGCCCTGGTGGCCCGAACAGACCCGTGCACCCGACGACGCACCGAACGTCCTCATGGTCGTCCTCGACGACGTCGGGTTCGGGCAACTGGGCTGCTACGGTGGCCTCGTCGACACCCCGAACATCGACCGACTCGCCGAGAACGGTCTGCGCTATAACAACTTCCACACGACGGCGCTCTGCTCGCCAACGCGCTCGTGTCTGCTGACGGGGCGGAACCACCATTCGAACAGTATGGCTGGTATCGCCGAGGCGTCGACGGGCTTCCCCGGCTACAACGGCCACATCCCTCACGAGAACGGGATGGTCTCGGAGGCGCTCGTCGAGGAGGGCTACAGCACGTACCACCTCGGGAAGTGGCACCTCACGCCCGCTGAATCCACCAGCGCCGCCGGCCCCTACGACCAGTGGCCGTTACAGCGAGGGTTCGAGCGGTTCTACGGCTTCCTCGGCGGCGACACCGACCAGTACACCCCGAGCCTCATCCACGACAACCACCAGGTCGAACCACCGGCGACGCCCGAGGAAGGCTATCACTTCACCGAGGACATCGCCCAGCGCGCCATCGAGTTCATCGGCGACGCCAAACAGGTCGACCCCGACAAGCCCTTCTTCACGTACTTCTGTCCGGGAGCGGCGCACGCACCCCATCAGGTCCCACAGGAGTGGATCGAGAAGTACGCCGGCGAGTTCGACATGGGCTGGGACGAGGCGAGAGAGATGATCCTCGAACAACAGAAGAAGGAGGGCGTGGTTCCGGAGGACACCGAACTCTCGCCGCAGAACGAGGACGTCCGGCGCTGGGATTCGCTCTCGGAGGACGAGCAGAAGCTCTACGCGCGGATGATGGAGGTGTTCGCCGGGTTCCTCGAACACACAGACGCCCAGATCGGGAAGGTGCTCGACTACCTCGAGGAACTCGGTGAACTCGAGAACACCCTCGTGATGCTCGTCTCGGACAACGGCGCCAGCGCCGAAGGCGGCCCGACCGGCTCCGTCGACGAGAACCGCTTCTTCAACAACGTCCCCGAAGACCTCGAAGAGAACCTCGAGGCGATGGACGACCTCGGCGGTCCCGAGTACTTCAACCACTACCCGTGGGGGTGGACGTGGGCCGGGAACACCCCCTTCCGGCGCTGGAAGCGAGAGACATACCGCGGCGGCGCGAGCGATCCGCTGATCGTCTCCTGGCCCGAGGGTATCGACGCGGAGGGTGAAGTGCGCGACCAGTTCGTCCACGCCATCGACGTCGCCCCGACCATCTACGAGGCCGTCGGCATCGACCCGCCCGAAGAGGTGAAAGGCTACTCCCAGTCGCCCATCGAGGGCCAGAGCTTCGCCTACACCTTCGACGAACCCGACGCCCCCGAACAGCACACCACCCAGTACTTCGAGATGATCGCGACGCGCGCCATCTATCACGACGGCTGGCGGGCGGTCCACCCGTGGCCGTTCGGACAGCGGATCACGGCCGAGGACCTTTCGGCGACCAGCCTCGAGGACTCGGGTTGGGAGCTGTACAATCTCGAGGAGGACTTCGCGGAGGCGAACGACGTCGCGAGCGAGCACCCCGAAAAGGTGCTCGAACTCGCCCAACTCTGGTGGACGGAGGCCGGCAAACACGACGTCCTCCCGCTCGACGGCCGCGGCGTCGAACGACTGGGGGAGCCCAGGCCGCAACCGGGGAAAGCGCGCGACACGTACGTGTACCACCCCGGCGGGCAACACGTCCCCGAGAACGCCGCCGTGCGCGTGCTGAACCGAGACCACAGCATCACCGCCGACCTGACCGTCCCGGTGGGCGGCGCCGAGGGCGTCCTGCTCGCGCACGGGAGCCGGTCGGGCGGCTACAGTCTGTTCGTCGAGGACAACCGACTGCACTACGTCCACAACTACGTCGGCGTCGAGGAGTACCAGGTGTCGGCGGACGAGCCACTCCCCGAAGGCGACGTCTCGGTCAGGATGGAGTTCGAGGCGACCGGCGAACCCGACGTCGCGAACGGCGAAGGCGTCCCCGCGACGGTCAGCCTCTACTACGGCGACCAGCAGGTCGGCCAGGGCGACCTCCCGAAGACGGTCCCGAACATGATCGGAATCGTCGCCGGGCTGAGCTGTGGCAAGGACAGCGTCAGTGCGGTCACCGACATCTACCGTGACCGGAGTCCGTTCGAATTCACGGGCGACATCGCGCGCGTCACCGTCGATGTCAGCGGCGAACCGTTCGTCCACGAGGAGGCCGAACTGGACCGCATCATGGCGCGTGAGTAA
- a CDS encoding bile acid:sodium symporter family protein, with product MIAEQVRVGLEPVISLLLTVQGIAATVGLAALMAQFGIQLTVGDLRQTTREYNLVSRWLVANLLFLPLVAALFGVVFQLPRPLLLTLVLVAVAPGAPFIPPLVAMAGHDSHEAVRLTAALTVVAVLTVPLFVAALLFVLDIETDFSPWRLLSPLGIVLVAPMIAGIAVRTWRPELAERLARPITLLANLSLLLALGIIALLGLPQVVGIFAVLVGTGAILLLSLFVLVSIGIGWVLGGPTAQSRRILALGTAGRNVNIALFVATGAFPESGVNGGIIAFTVLMFVLSILVARYWRRKPLDGESSTAVSGLNS from the coding sequence ATGATTGCAGAACAAGTACGCGTCGGGTTAGAACCCGTCATCAGCCTCCTGCTCACCGTTCAGGGTATCGCGGCGACTGTCGGTCTTGCCGCGTTGATGGCCCAGTTCGGCATCCAGCTGACAGTGGGGGACCTTCGACAGACGACACGAGAGTACAACCTCGTCAGCCGGTGGCTCGTCGCGAACCTCCTCTTTCTGCCACTCGTCGCTGCCCTGTTCGGTGTCGTGTTCCAGCTCCCCCGACCGCTCCTCCTCACGCTCGTGCTGGTCGCCGTCGCCCCGGGCGCACCGTTCATCCCGCCGCTCGTCGCGATGGCCGGTCACGACTCGCACGAAGCAGTCCGACTGACCGCAGCGCTGACTGTCGTCGCCGTCCTTACTGTGCCGCTTTTCGTCGCTGCGCTGCTGTTCGTCCTCGACATCGAGACCGACTTCTCCCCGTGGCGACTCCTCTCACCCCTGGGAATCGTGCTCGTGGCACCCATGATCGCAGGAATTGCCGTTCGAACGTGGCGTCCGGAACTCGCTGAGCGTCTCGCCCGGCCGATAACCCTGCTCGCCAACCTCTCGCTGTTGCTCGCACTCGGTATCATCGCTCTCCTCGGTCTCCCGCAGGTCGTCGGGATATTCGCGGTCCTCGTCGGGACTGGGGCGATACTTCTTCTGTCGCTGTTCGTCCTCGTGTCTATTGGCATTGGATGGGTTCTGGGGGGACCGACTGCCCAGAGTCGCCGTATCCTCGCGCTCGGAACAGCCGGACGAAACGTCAACATCGCCCTGTTCGTCGCAACCGGTGCGTTCCCAGAGTCAGGCGTGAACGGTGGTATCATCGCCTTCACAGTGCTCATGTTTGTCCTCTCGATACTCGTCGCTCGCTACTGGCGACGGAAGCCGCTTGATGGCGAGTCGAGCACAGCAGTGTCTGGGCTGAACAGCTGA
- a CDS encoding DUF7475 family protein: MATQNTASGGFSLATDSMTSLHWAGVVLAVVTGVLHLGLGASFGLNGFGISFILAGVAFLVGAGAVLVDYRRRLFYLLGIPFTLGQIVAWYVVNAPSFSPLGLVDKVVQVVFVVVLVLLLRGD, from the coding sequence ATGGCAACACAGAACACGGCAAGTGGGGGCTTCTCACTCGCCACCGACTCGATGACGTCGCTCCACTGGGCGGGGGTCGTCCTCGCCGTCGTGACGGGTGTCCTCCACCTCGGGCTGGGGGCCTCGTTCGGGCTCAACGGGTTCGGCATCAGCTTCATTCTGGCCGGTGTCGCCTTTCTCGTCGGGGCAGGCGCAGTACTCGTCGACTACCGGCGACGGCTGTTCTACCTCCTGGGTATCCCGTTCACACTCGGGCAGATCGTCGCCTGGTACGTCGTGAACGCGCCCTCGTTCAGTCCCCTCGGTCTCGTCGACAAGGTCGTCCAGGTGGTGTTCGTCGTCGTCCTCGTCCTGCTCCTCAGAGGTGACTGA
- a CDS encoding glycosyltransferase gives MARVAVFHNTLDFQGGADAVCLHACAALAEDHDVTLFTASKTDPVTLADRFDISLEADVVQPPGATALAAGFEALGPFVGPQLAARTTLLRLLCRRRLDSFDAVVSTANELSIPGPSVQYVHFPQFRLTRTEAAETSALNRVWTRLAGPEAPADRRTRLVANSAWTADVVERLYGIRPTVCHPPVDRIDGRPWTEREHGVLVLGRIAPDKRTLEAVEVLDRLRERGYDLTGRIVGAAPPAYREYVGRVRRAAAERPYLGVETDVSRERITDLLGRYRYGLNAKPREHFGMAVAEYVAAGMLPFAPADGGQVDVLDGDRRLLFDDLDGAVDRVASAVETDLRPFLPRDRFGSERFAAAMREHVAAILK, from the coding sequence ATGGCTCGCGTCGCGGTGTTTCACAATACACTGGACTTCCAGGGCGGCGCGGACGCCGTCTGTCTCCACGCGTGTGCGGCGCTGGCCGAGGACCACGACGTGACGCTGTTCACGGCCTCGAAGACGGACCCGGTGACGCTGGCCGACCGTTTCGACATCTCGCTCGAGGCCGACGTGGTCCAGCCGCCGGGCGCGACGGCCCTCGCGGCCGGATTTGAGGCGCTCGGCCCGTTCGTGGGGCCACAACTGGCGGCACGGACAACGCTGCTCAGACTCCTCTGTCGGCGTCGGCTCGACTCGTTCGACGCCGTCGTCAGCACTGCGAACGAGCTCTCGATCCCCGGGCCGTCGGTCCAGTACGTCCACTTCCCGCAGTTCCGTCTCACCCGGACCGAAGCCGCCGAGACGAGCGCCCTGAACCGAGTCTGGACCCGGCTAGCGGGACCGGAGGCCCCGGCCGATCGCCGGACCAGACTGGTCGCGAACTCCGCGTGGACCGCCGACGTCGTAGAGCGCCTCTACGGGATCAGACCCACGGTGTGTCACCCCCCGGTCGACCGTATCGACGGGCGGCCCTGGACCGAGCGCGAGCACGGGGTCCTCGTCCTTGGGCGCATCGCACCCGACAAGCGGACTCTGGAGGCAGTCGAGGTTCTCGACAGGCTTCGCGAGCGGGGCTACGACCTCACCGGCCGTATCGTCGGGGCTGCACCGCCGGCCTACCGTGAGTACGTCGGCCGGGTCCGACGAGCGGCCGCCGAGCGCCCGTACCTCGGCGTCGAGACGGACGTCTCCCGCGAACGAATCACCGACCTCCTCGGCCGCTACCGCTACGGACTCAACGCGAAGCCACGAGAGCACTTCGGGATGGCCGTCGCGGAGTACGTCGCCGCCGGAATGCTCCCGTTCGCTCCCGCCGACGGGGGACAAGTAGACGTACTGGACGGCGACCGACGACTCCTGTTCGACGACCTCGACGGTGCGGTCGACCGAGTTGCGAGTGCCGTCGAGACCGACCTGCGCCCGTTTCTGCCCCGTGACCGGTTCGGGAGCGAGCGCTTCGCTGCGGCGATGCGCGAACACGTCGCCGCCATCCTGAAGTAA